From the genome of Eucalyptus grandis isolate ANBG69807.140 chromosome 2, ASM1654582v1, whole genome shotgun sequence, one region includes:
- the LOC104435487 gene encoding LEAF RUST 10 DISEASE-RESISTANCE LOCUS RECEPTOR-LIKE PROTEIN KINASE-like 2.1, which produces MGIQRSNIARALAYTLFIFILVVAVQSVKYEDCEATTCSKSDLNISYPFYVRGRGKELCGYPSFEVSCEGGETMYGNFSIRSISYETQSFELANRYMTDTGCMVPHAFSYYHEKLFQSSMEADVAGPMRKTLFAIALMDPIRKNVMLLLHFVGVGAVAMVLAYLCKKRFCNQKSMVRWSKKMNGFDKFEVIFENHGFCFHKTKRALVYEYMVKGSLEKLIYKENYNKLSCCSLGWDTLNQISLGIAQGLEYLHQDCNLRMLHLDIKPHNILLDENYHPKISDFGLAKIYHQDESTISLFGAQGTMGFIARKSFVRTLQELGLWNIDNEGDREKAKKMIIVSLWCIQTNPSNRLTMSEVVDKLRGSVDCLQVPPKPYLSSPSRSSPTTSLSMIV; this is translated from the exons ATGGGTATCCAACGGAGTAATATTGCGAGAGCGTTAGCTTACACTCTCTTCATATTCATATTAGTAGTGGCGGTTCAATCGGTGAAATATGAGGATTGTGAGGCCACTACGTGTAGCAAGAGTGATCTGAACATAAGCTATCCCTTTTATGTTCGTGGACGTGGGAAGGAACTTTGTGGCTACCCCAGCTTCGAGGTTAGCTGCGAAGGAGGGGAAACTATGTATGGCAACTTCTCCATCCGAAGCATCTCTTATGAGACGCAATCCTTCGAGTTAGCGAATCGGTATATGACTGACACTGGTTGCATGGTTCCTCATGCCTTCAGTTATTATCATGAGAAGCTCTTCCAGAGCTCCA TGGAGGCCGATGTGGCCGGTCCTATGAGAAAGACTTTGTTTGCTATTGCTCTGATGGATCCTATCAGGAAAAATGTGATGCTG TTGCTTCATTTTGTGGGGGTGGGTGCTGTTGCAATGGTTCTAGCATATCTTTGTAAAAAGAGATTTTGCAATCAGAAATCCATGGTCCGATGGAGCAAGAAGATGAATGGATTTGATAAATTTGAGgtcatttttgaaaatcatg GTTTCTGCTTTCACAAAACCAAAAGGGCTCTTGTCTATGAGTACATGGTCAAGGGATCACTGGAGAAACTCATATACAAAGAGAACTACAACAAATTAAGTTGTTGCTCTCTTGGATGGGACACCTTGAACCAAATCTCCCTAGGCATAGCTCAAGGGCTCGAATACTTGCACCAAGATTGCAACTTGAGAATGTTACACCTCGACATAAAGCCGCacaatattcttcttgatgaaaattATCACCCCAAGATCTCCGATTTCGGCCTTGCAAAAATATACCATCAAGATGAGAGCACCATCTCACTATTTGGGGCACAAGGGACCATGGGGTTTATTGCCCGGAAGTCTTTTGTCAGAACTTTG CAAGAGCTTGGACTGTGGAATATTGACAATGAAGGAGATAGAGAGAAGGCTAAGAAGATGATAATAGTGAGCTTGTGGTGCATACAAACCAATCCTTCAAATAGGCTGACAATGAGTGAGGTGGTGGATAAGTTAAGAGGCAGTGTTGATTGCTTGCAAGTTCCTCCCAAGCCTTATTTGTCTTCTCCATCAAGATCATCACCAACCACTTCGCTGTCCATGATTGtgtga
- the LOC104435486 gene encoding LEAF RUST 10 DISEASE-RESISTANCE LOCUS RECEPTOR-LIKE PROTEIN KINASE-like 2.1: MQKNGSCQLSSTIPVEMKEGIPNPTLESINYTMLLRNGFTMNWTLLTKESCAKCRHSGGRCGRSNDREFVCYCSDGSDYEKCGKGLSLLKKGAIFGSLSVVGAVAMVLAYLCKKRLCNQKSMVPWSKKMNGFHKFEAVCENHAMPIPRRYSYAEIKRITNSFKDKLGQGGYGSVYKGNLPNGCLVAVKILSKLRGDGEEFINEVNSISRTSHVNIVNLLGFCFHKTKRALVYEFMTNGSLEKFIYEENYSKLGYCHLGWDTLFQISLGIAQGLEYLHQGCNSRILHFDIKPHNILLDENYRPKISDFGLAKISHREESTISLFGARGTAGFMAPEVFCRNIGGISHKSDVYSFGMTVLEMVGRRKNIVAGVDRTSEVYFPHWIHKRLELQEELELQNIVNEGDREKARKMIIVSLWCIQTNPSIRPAMTEVVDMLRGSVDCLQVPPKPYLSSPSRSSPTTSMSMIV, encoded by the exons ATGCAGAAGAATGGATCCTGTCAATTGAGCAGTACAATACCGGTTGAGATGAAGGAGGGAATCCCGAACCCAACCTTGGAAAGTATTAACTACACGATGCTGCTGAGAAATGGGTTCACAATGAATTGGACGTTGTTGACCAAGGAGAGTTGTGCCAAGTGCAGACACAGTGGAGGCCGATGTGGCCGATCAAATGACAGAGAGTTTGTTTGCTATTGCTCTGATGGATCCGATTACGAAAAATGTG GTAAAGGCCTCAGCTTACTGAAGAAAGGTGCCATTT TTGGTTCATTGTCTGTGGTGGGTGCTGTTGCAATGGTTCTAGCATATCTTTGTAAAAAGAGATTATGCAATCAGAAATCCATGGTCCCATGGAGCAAGAAGATGAATGGTTTTCATAAATTTGAGGCCGTTTGCGAAAATCATGCTATGCCAATTCCGAGAAGATATTCTTATGCTGAGATCAAGAGAATTACCAACTCATTCAAAGATAAGCTTGGCCAAGGAGGCTATGGTTCTGTGTACAAAGGCAATCTCCCAAATGGTTGTCTTGTAGCAGTGAAGATCCTAAGCAAATTAAGAGGAGATGGTGAAGAATTCATCAATGAAGTAAATAGTATAAGTAGAACTTCCCATGTCAACATTGTTAATCTGCTAGGTTTCTGCTTTCACAAAACCAAAAGGGCTCTTGTCTATGAGTTTATGACCAATGGATCTCTGGAGAAATTCATATATGAAGAGAACTATAGCAAACTAGGTTATTGCCACCTTGGATGGGACACCTTGTTCCAAATCTCCCTAGGCATTGCTCAAGGACTTGAATACTTGCACCAAGGTTGCAACTCGAGAATATTACACTTTGACATAAAGCCGCACAACATTCTTCTCGATGAAAATTATCGCCCCAAGATATCTGATTTCGGCCTTGCAAAAATAAGCCATCGAGAGGAGAGCACCATCTCACTATTTGGTGCACGAGGGACTGCGGGGTTTATGGCCCCGGAAGTGTTTTGCAGGAACATTGGTGGAATATCTCACAAATCAGATGTGTACAGTTTTGGGATGACGGTGCTTGAGATGGTCGGCAGGAGGAAAAACATTGTGGCAGGTGTTGATCGAACCAGCGAAGTATACTTTCCACATTGGATTCACAAGCGTCTGGAACTTCAGGAAGAGCTTGAACTGCAGAATATTGTGAATGAAGGAGACAGGGAGAAGGCTAGGAAGATGATAATAGTGAGCTTGTGGTGCATACAGACCAATCCTTCAATTAGGCCAGCAATGACTGAGGTGGTGGATATGCTAAGAGGTAGTGTTGACTGCTTGCAAGTTCCTCCAAAGCCCTATTTGTCTTCTCCATCAAGATCATCACCAACCACTTCAATGTCCATGATTGTGTGA
- the LOC104435489 gene encoding LEAF RUST 10 DISEASE-RESISTANCE LOCUS RECEPTOR-LIKE PROTEIN KINASE-like 2.1 — protein sequence MGTERCTIARALAYILFLSIFVVSAQSVKYEDCEATMCSKSGPTISYPFYVAGSGQELCGYPGFKVRCEGGEIMYGSFLIRSIFYEKQSFRLATRYMNDTGCFVPHPYTSYHYNLFHKSSSHYYLKFFYGCTDTFSTDMPQSRLSCTSDQLNYTFVVLTHGEEWPQQKIGSCHSYSRVPVELKEGIPIPTINSVDYRELLKDGFALNWTLLTNKGCAQCIHSGGRCGRANDKDFVCYCSDGSSRENCDADASFCGAGAVAVVLAYICKQRYCNQKSMVPWSMKMNRFDKFEDVFENQGMSIPRRYSYAEIKRMTNSFKEKLGQGGYGSVYKGNLPNGRLVAVKILSKLRGDGEEFINEVNSISRTSHVNIVNLLGFCFHETNRALVYEFMVNGSLEKFIYEENYSKLGHCHLGWDTLYQISLGIAQGLEYLHRGCNSRILHFDIKPHNILLDENYRPKISDFGLAKICHRDESTISLFGARGTVGFIAPEVFCRNIGVVSHKSDVYSFGMTVLEMVGGRRDTMASADRTSEVYFPHWIHKRLELQEEFGLPNIVNEGDCEKARKMIIVSLW from the exons ATGGGTACAGAGCGTTGTACTATTGCCAGAGCGTTAGCTTACATTCTCTTCCTCTCCATCTTCGTAGTATCAGCCCAGTCGGTGAAATATGAGGATTGTGAGGCCACTATGTGTAGCAAGAGTGGTCCGACCATAAGCTATCCCTTTTATGTTGCTGGAAGTGGGCAAGAGCTTTGTGGCTACCCTGGCTTCAAGGTTAGATGTGAAGGAGGGGAAATTATGTATGGCAGCTTCCTCATCCGAAGCATCTTTTATGAGAAGCAATCCTTTCGGTTAGCAACTCGGTATATGAATGACACCGGTTGCTTCGTTCCTCATCCTTACACCTCTTATCACTATAATCTCTTCCACAAATCCAGTTCACATTATTACCTAAAGTTCTTCTATGGCTGCACTGATACATTTTCTACAGACATGCCTCAATCTCGGCTAAGTTGCACTTCTGATCAATTAAATTACACGTTTGTTGTACTAACGCATGGGGAAGAGTGGCCACAGCAGAAAATTGGATCCTGTCATTCATACAGTAGAGTACCTGTTGAACTGAAGGAGGGAATCCCCATCCCAACCATAAATAGTGTTGACTACAGGGAGCTCCTGAAGGATGGGTTCGCATTGAACTGGACATTGTTGACCAATAAGGGTTGTGCCCAGTGCATACATAGTGGAGGCCGATGTGGCAGAGCAAATGACAAAGACTTTGTTTGCTATTGCTCAGATGGATCTAGTCGCGAAAATTGTGATGCTG aTGCCTCATTCTGTGGGGCGGGTGCTGTTGCAGTGGTTCTAGCTTATATTTGTAAACAAAGATATTGCAATCAGAAATCCATGGTCCCATGGAGCATGAAGATGAATAGGTTTGATAAATTTGAGGATGTTTTCGAAAATCAGGGTATGTCAATTCCGAGAAGATATTCTTATGCCGAGATCAAGAGAATGACCAACTCATTCAAAGAAAAGCTCGGCCAAGGAGGCTATGGTTCTGTGTACAAAGGCAATCTCCCAAATGGTCGTCTTGTGGCAGTGAAGATCCTAAGCAAATTAAGAGGAGATGGTGAAGAATTCATCAATGAGGTAAACAGTATAAGCAGAACTTCCCATGTCAACATTGTTAATCTGCTAGGTTTTTGCTTTCATGAAACCAACAGGGCTCTTGTCTATGAGTTTATGGTCAATGGATCTCTGGAGAAATTCATATATGAAGAGAACTATAGTAAGCTAGGTCACTGCCACCTCGGATGGGACACCTTGTACCAAATCTCCCTAGGCATTGCTCAGGGTCTTGAATACTTGCACCGAGGCTGCAACTCAAGAATATTACACTTTGACATAAAGCCACAcaacattcttcttgatgaaaattATCGCCCCAAGATCTCCGATTTTGGCCTTGCAAAAATATGCCATCGAGATGAGAGCACCATCTCACTATTTGGTGCACGAGGGACCGTAGGGTTTATCGCCCCAGAAGTGTTTTGCAGGAACATTGGTGTAGTATCTCACAAATCGGATGTGTACAGCTTTGGGATGACAGTGCTCGAGATGGTTGGTGGGAGGAGAGACACAATGGCAAGTGCCGATCGAACTAGCGAAGTATACTTTCCACATTGGATTCACAAGCGTCTTGAACTTCAGGAAGAATTTGGACTACCGAATATTGTGAATGAAGGAGATTGTGAGAAGGCTAGGAAGATGATAATAGTGAGCTTGTGGTGA